Proteins encoded in a region of the Flavobacteriales bacterium genome:
- the secE gene encoding preprotein translocase subunit SecE: MAKFVEYIKESADDLMNKVSWPTWKELQSSSIVVAIASLIIALIVYVMDLSFRNILEVLYDLF; this comes from the coding sequence ATGGCAAAATTTGTCGAATACATAAAAGAATCAGCTGACGACTTAATGAATAAAGTCTCTTGGCCTACATGGAAAGAGCTACAAAGTAGCTCAATTGTAGTTGCAATTGCTTCATTAATCATTGCACTAATAGTTTATGTTATGGATTTAAGTTTCCGTAATATTCTAGAAGTGTTATATGACTTATTTTAA
- the nusG gene encoding transcription termination/antitermination protein NusG: MADKHWYVVRAIGGQEKKVCTYIENEISRLNLSDFVSQILVPTEKVFQIRNGKKVSKERNFFPGYILVEANLVGEVPHIIKSVPGVIGFLGATKGGEPVPMRTSEVNRILGKVDELAITDEEIVIPYVVGESVKVIDGPFNSFSGFIEEIDEQKKKLKVTVKIFGRKTPVELSFMQVEKE; encoded by the coding sequence ATGGCAGATAAACACTGGTACGTAGTAAGAGCAATAGGCGGACAAGAAAAAAAAGTTTGCACATATATTGAAAACGAAATCTCAAGATTAAATCTCTCTGATTTTGTTTCTCAAATTCTTGTGCCTACTGAAAAAGTTTTTCAAATAAGAAATGGTAAAAAAGTCAGTAAAGAAAGAAATTTCTTTCCTGGATATATTCTTGTTGAAGCCAATCTTGTCGGTGAAGTTCCTCACATCATCAAATCTGTACCTGGTGTCATAGGTTTTCTTGGTGCTACCAAAGGCGGTGAGCCTGTACCAATGAGAACATCTGAAGTGAATAGAATACTTGGTAAAGTTGATGAGTTGGCTATCACTGACGAAGAAATAGTGATACCTTACGTAGTGGGTGAGTCAGTGAAAGTAATTGACGGACCATTTAACTCTTTCAGTGGTTTCATTGAAGAGATAGATGAACAAAAGAAAAAATTAAAAGTTACAGTAAAAATATTTGGTCGTAAAACTCCTGTTGAATTGAGTTTTATGCAAGTTGAAAAAGAATAA
- the rplK gene encoding 50S ribosomal protein L11, which yields MAKEVSKIVKLQVRGGAANPSPPVGPALGAAGVNIMEFCKQFNARTQEKQGKIVPVVITVFADKSFEFVIKTAPAAVQLLEASKKKKGSGEPNRTKVGSVSWDQIKTIAEDKMADLNAFSVDSAMMMIAGTARSMGLTVKGGTAPQKK from the coding sequence ATGGCTAAAGAAGTAAGTAAAATAGTAAAATTACAGGTTAGAGGGGGCGCAGCTAATCCTTCACCACCAGTAGGTCCTGCACTAGGTGCCGCTGGGGTAAACATCATGGAGTTCTGTAAGCAGTTTAATGCTAGAACTCAAGAAAAGCAAGGGAAAATTGTTCCTGTTGTTATCACTGTTTTTGCTGACAAATCTTTTGAATTTGTTATCAAAACTGCACCGGCAGCAGTACAATTGTTGGAAGCATCTAAAAAGAAAAAAGGTTCTGGTGAACCTAATAGAACTAAAGTAGGTTCTGTAAGCTGGGATCAAATCAAAACCATAGCTGAGGATAAAATGGCAGATTTAAATGCCTTTTCAGTAGATTCAGCTATGATGATGATAGCTGGTACAGCAAGAAGTATGGGTTTAACAGTTAAAGGTGGTACTGCACCACAAAAAAAATAA
- the rplA gene encoding 50S ribosomal protein L1, whose product MARVSKNTKEASALIDKATAYTLTDAAGLMKSISKTKFDASVDIAVKLGVDPKQANQMVRGVVTLPHGTGKDVKVLALVSADKEAEAKEAGADFVGLEDYIEKLKGGWTDVDVIITMPSVMGKLGALGRVLGPRGLMPNPKTGTVTMEIGKAVSDVKKGKIDFKVDKFGIIHCAIGKASFDSSKLVDNANELLQTILKLKPSSSKGTYMQSVYMSSTMSPSIRIDEKSI is encoded by the coding sequence ATGGCTAGAGTTAGTAAAAATACGAAAGAAGCTTCAGCTCTTATAGATAAGGCTACTGCTTACACTCTTACTGATGCAGCTGGTTTAATGAAATCTATTTCTAAAACTAAGTTTGATGCATCTGTAGATATCGCTGTAAAATTGGGTGTTGACCCTAAACAAGCTAATCAGATGGTCAGAGGTGTTGTTACACTTCCACATGGTACAGGAAAAGATGTAAAAGTCTTAGCTCTGGTATCTGCTGACAAAGAAGCTGAAGCTAAAGAAGCTGGCGCTGATTTTGTTGGTCTTGAAGATTACATTGAAAAATTAAAAGGTGGTTGGACTGATGTCGACGTTATTATAACAATGCCTTCGGTAATGGGTAAATTGGGTGCTCTAGGTCGTGTTTTAGGACCAAGAGGTTTAATGCCTAACCCTAAGACTGGAACTGTTACTATGGAAATAGGCAAAGCGGTTTCTGATGTTAAAAAAGGTAAAATCGATTTCAAAGTTGATAAATTTGGTATCATCCACTGTGCAATTGGTAAAGCCTCATTCGATTCGTCAAAATTAGTTGACAACGCTAATGAGTTATTACAAACTATTTTGAAACTTAAACCATCGTCCTCAAAAGGCACATACATGCAAAGCGTATACATGTCATCGACGATGAGCCCAAGTATTCGAATTGATGAAAAATCTATCTAA
- the rplJ gene encoding 50S ribosomal protein L10: MTREEKNKAIDELSAQLVENKNFYLTDIAGLNAASNSDLRRLCYKSDVQIQVIKNTLLRKAMEKNDIDFAQMYDSLKGNTAIMFAESTNAPAKIIKEFRKKQDKPLLKSAFIEESFYFGDDQVEVLCSLKSKDELIGEIITLLQSPPKTVISSLQSAGGKLSGILKTLSERSE, encoded by the coding sequence ATGACAAGAGAAGAAAAAAATAAAGCAATTGATGAGCTAAGTGCTCAACTAGTCGAAAATAAAAACTTTTATCTTACTGATATTGCTGGTTTAAATGCTGCAAGTAACAGTGACTTAAGACGTTTATGCTACAAGAGTGATGTCCAAATCCAAGTGATTAAAAACACATTACTTAGAAAAGCAATGGAGAAAAATGACATTGATTTTGCTCAAATGTATGATTCTTTAAAAGGAAATACAGCAATTATGTTTGCAGAGTCAACAAACGCTCCAGCAAAAATTATTAAAGAATTCAGAAAGAAACAAGATAAGCCGCTTTTAAAATCGGCATTTATTGAAGAAAGCTTCTATTTCGGAGACGATCAAGTTGAGGTATTATGCTCACTTAAATCGAAAGACGAATTGATTGGAGAAATTATTACTCTACTACAATCGCCACCGAAAACGGTTATTTCTTCACTGCAATCAGCAGGTGGAAAACTTTCTGGAATTTTAAAAACTTTATCTGAGAGATCAGAATAA
- the rplL gene encoding 50S ribosomal protein L7/L12: MADLKAFAEQLVNLTVKEVSELADILKDEYGIEPAAAAVAVAGPAAGGGGDAAEEKSEFDVILKAAGGSKLAVVKLVKELTGLGLKEAKDIVDGAPAPIKEGVSKDEAEALKTQLEGAGAEVELK; encoded by the coding sequence ATGGCAGATTTAAAAGCTTTCGCAGAACAGTTAGTAAACTTGACTGTAAAAGAAGTAAGTGAATTAGCTGATATCTTAAAAGACGAGTATGGAATAGAGCCTGCAGCTGCTGCTGTAGCTGTTGCTGGACCTGCTGCTGGAGGTGGCGGAGACGCTGCTGAAGAGAAATCAGAATTCGATGTAATCTTAAAAGCCGCTGGAGGATCTAAGTTAGCTGTTGTAAAACTTGTAAAAGAGTTGACAGGTCTTGGTCTTAAAGAAGCTAAAGATATTGTAGACGGTGCACCAGCTCCAATTAAAGAAGGTGTATCTAAAGACGAAGCTGAAGCATTAAAAACCCAACTAGAGGGTGCTGGTGCTGAAGTGGAACTTAAATAA